One Streptomyces sp. L2 genomic window carries:
- a CDS encoding serine/threonine-protein kinase: MTTCHRPGCAGHIMATGYCDTCGHGAPHPAPGTERTEPQTQPSTPHPLREEDTSGPTPTHAVAGTGDLDQHGLVELPDVPDTGSGALALVEDPRPPAGGARCGAAGCTMTIGVGYGGRPAPATGHCPRCGTPYSFLPQLHKGDLVAGHYKILGCLARGGLGWIHLAEDTRADGYRVVLKGLINVHDTLARRNAVEERRSLTDLHHPDIVRIITYAEHRLPGQPPTGYLVMDHIGGRSLQQLVDADDTDRGFAGRLRHDHILTYGCKILGALQYMHERGLLYCDMKPANVIHFGRAIKIIDLGAVRAIGDRTSAYVYTAGFAPPKEEIDRRGWHLDSDLYTVGMTLAALARRAEPARGLATESFRRLVDRATHATPAARFRSAAEMSRQLWEVLREFRSLQFGEQLPESSTRFRATDAGLDAGLGAIPALGHWTDRHGTGPAGLDISPPPPAEVAAVLPQPVPDPDDGAALLLDTFTPDAPDRIAERWPRESRLGTPETALWLCRAYLRKGERAAAESWLTEAGTQLGEEAAAHDWRIAWHRAVLHLAKGEVALAGGGFEAVYRALPGEYVPKLALGHCAEHGFGGRPADAMTYYEAVWKRDFAHTAAAFGLVRGHLARGDRDAAVRVLDDVPSTSRHYDAARVAAVRVRAGILDGVPPTAAGLRDAARRLPELRLDGGAADGESRARLVAEVRENALHSMPDQDGEDGFPAGDLLGDGRADTLRTLVELSFRQLAAQARTAAEHGRLLDLAHAVRPMTTF, translated from the coding sequence ATGACCACATGTCACCGCCCCGGCTGTGCCGGGCACATCATGGCCACCGGCTACTGCGACACCTGCGGACACGGAGCCCCCCACCCAGCCCCGGGCACGGAGCGCACAGAACCGCAGACCCAACCAAGCACCCCCCACCCCCTCCGGGAGGAGGACACCTCCGGGCCGACGCCCACCCACGCCGTGGCCGGCACCGGCGATCTCGACCAGCACGGCCTCGTAGAGCTGCCCGACGTCCCCGACACCGGCTCCGGCGCCCTAGCCCTCGTCGAGGACCCCCGCCCACCCGCCGGAGGCGCCCGGTGCGGAGCAGCCGGCTGCACCATGACCATCGGCGTCGGCTACGGCGGCCGCCCCGCCCCCGCCACCGGCCACTGCCCCCGCTGCGGCACCCCCTACTCCTTCCTGCCCCAGCTCCACAAGGGCGACCTCGTCGCCGGCCACTACAAGATCCTCGGCTGCCTCGCCCGCGGCGGCCTCGGCTGGATCCACCTCGCCGAGGACACCCGCGCCGACGGCTACCGCGTCGTCCTCAAGGGCCTGATCAACGTCCACGACACCCTGGCCCGCCGCAACGCCGTCGAGGAACGCCGCTCGCTGACCGACCTGCACCACCCCGACATCGTCCGCATCATCACCTACGCCGAACACCGGCTCCCCGGCCAGCCGCCCACCGGCTACCTGGTGATGGACCACATCGGCGGCCGCTCCCTGCAGCAGCTCGTCGACGCCGACGACACCGACCGCGGCTTCGCGGGCCGCCTGCGCCACGACCACATCCTCACCTACGGCTGCAAGATCCTCGGCGCCCTCCAGTACATGCACGAACGCGGGCTGCTCTACTGCGACATGAAACCCGCCAACGTCATCCACTTCGGCCGAGCCATCAAGATCATCGACCTCGGCGCGGTCCGCGCCATCGGCGACCGCACCTCCGCCTACGTGTACACCGCCGGCTTCGCCCCGCCCAAGGAGGAGATCGACCGCCGCGGCTGGCACCTCGACAGTGACCTGTACACCGTCGGCATGACCCTCGCCGCCCTGGCCCGGCGCGCGGAACCGGCCCGCGGCCTCGCCACCGAGTCCTTCCGCCGGCTCGTCGACCGCGCCACCCACGCCACCCCCGCCGCCCGGTTCCGGTCGGCCGCCGAGATGTCCCGCCAACTCTGGGAGGTACTCCGTGAGTTCCGCTCCCTGCAGTTCGGCGAGCAGCTGCCCGAGAGCTCGACCCGGTTCCGCGCCACCGACGCCGGCCTTGACGCGGGGCTCGGCGCCATCCCCGCCCTCGGCCACTGGACCGACCGCCACGGCACCGGTCCCGCCGGGCTGGACATCTCCCCGCCCCCGCCCGCCGAGGTCGCCGCCGTCCTCCCGCAGCCGGTTCCCGACCCCGACGACGGCGCCGCCCTGCTGCTCGACACCTTCACACCCGACGCGCCCGACCGGATCGCCGAACGATGGCCCCGCGAATCCCGGCTCGGCACACCCGAGACCGCGCTCTGGCTGTGCCGCGCCTATCTGCGCAAGGGCGAGCGGGCCGCGGCCGAGAGCTGGCTCACCGAGGCCGGGACCCAGCTCGGCGAGGAGGCCGCCGCCCACGACTGGCGCATCGCCTGGCACCGCGCCGTACTCCACCTCGCCAAGGGGGAGGTGGCGCTCGCGGGCGGCGGCTTCGAGGCCGTGTACCGGGCGCTGCCCGGCGAGTACGTGCCCAAACTCGCCCTCGGCCACTGCGCCGAACACGGCTTCGGCGGCCGCCCGGCCGACGCGATGACGTACTACGAGGCCGTCTGGAAACGGGACTTCGCGCACACCGCCGCCGCCTTCGGACTGGTCCGCGGCCACCTGGCCCGGGGCGACCGGGACGCGGCCGTACGCGTCCTGGACGACGTCCCGTCCACCTCCCGGCACTACGACGCCGCGCGCGTCGCCGCCGTCCGGGTGCGCGCCGGCATCCTCGACGGCGTCCCGCCCACCGCGGCCGGCCTGCGGGACGCGGCCCGGCGGCTGCCCGAACTGCGCCTGGACGGCGGCGCGGCCGACGGCGAGTCACGGGCCCGGCTCGTCGCCGAGGTCCGGGAGAACGCCCTGCACAGCATGCCGGACCAGGACGGGGAGGACGGCTTCCCGGCCGGTGACCTGCTCGGCGACGGCCGCGCGGACACCCTGCGCACGCTGGTGGAACTGTCCTTCCGGCAACTCGCCGCGCAGGCCCGCACCGCCGCCGAGCACGGCCGGCTGCTCGACCTCGCCCACGCCGTCCGCCCGATGACGACCTTCTGA